A window of the Luoshenia tenuis genome harbors these coding sequences:
- a CDS encoding alpha-L-rhamnosidase, which yields MQIVDLATNHLTNPLGYALGGAPRFSWMVEGAKGRAQKSARIEVALDEAFTTLLYDTGFDPSLSSICTPLPQLALAPRTRYYWRVSVLSDADERATSAPAWFETAKLDEPWQARWISPVQQEKRHPILFRDFKVEKPIRQARAYVCGLGLYTLTLSGVPASEDCLTPGLCAYDKWLPYQSYDVTGLIVPGENRIQIQLGNGWYKGRYGLDITREYHYGEDFAAICELILTYEDGTEQVIASDTRWQSLRSCILDSSIFDGERRDDTLLPGEACAVREIALDKGLLQPRRNPPVRIMQTLSPVAVIRTPAGETVLDMGQNMVGWLEFTCRATKGSEFYLQFGEVLQDGNFYRDNMRTALCEYHYVSDGKQKAVRPSFTFYGFRYVKLTKWPQDVTLSDFRGLVLYTALPATGSLLTANEKVNRLIQNTLWGQRGNFVDNPSDCPQRDERMGWTGDAQIFFDTAAYNMDVYPFYSKYCYDLAREQAALEGCVPVVIPKHDVTQKGACAWGDAATIIPWRLYVRYGDVQLLQEQYPSMKAWVDYIRTRDRETGDTRLWQGDFHYGDWLSLDVEDPVEERFGGTDHVYLASCYYYYSATLVSKAAQVLGLAAQAQSYAALAGEVRAAILNTYCTPTGRLAVNTQTAYVLALYMDILPPEWRGQAAYDLTQKLKQADYHLRTGFIGTPYLCRVLTDIGRNDIAYRLLLQEDFPSWLYQVNMGATTIWERWNSILPDGSISDTGMNSLNHYSYGSIVQWLYQYAAGIVPLEDAPGMGRFAIAPHPDPAIGWMQARYKAPSGEIAVAWAYDEGGQFSLEVSVPFGAQATLTLPEGADSAPKVLHAGQYRWQYPALSAQKLPLDLDTPVLEIYRHPRAVKVLEATFPELTGMMLFDMFAGQRSLNDLIRDQFIAPDDPRLNGLPQALSAVADEKVARQKRTR from the coding sequence GGACGAGCGGGCGACCAGCGCACCGGCCTGGTTTGAAACCGCCAAGCTGGATGAGCCCTGGCAGGCCCGCTGGATATCCCCCGTCCAACAGGAAAAGCGCCATCCCATCCTGTTTCGGGATTTTAAAGTGGAAAAGCCCATCCGCCAAGCTCGGGCCTACGTATGCGGGCTGGGGCTTTATACCCTGACCTTAAGCGGCGTGCCCGCCAGCGAGGATTGCCTGACCCCAGGCCTTTGCGCCTACGATAAATGGCTGCCCTACCAGAGCTATGACGTGACCGGACTGATCGTCCCGGGCGAAAACCGCATCCAGATCCAGCTGGGCAACGGCTGGTACAAGGGGCGCTATGGGCTGGACATCACGCGGGAGTACCACTACGGCGAGGATTTTGCCGCCATCTGCGAGCTGATCCTGACCTATGAGGACGGCACCGAGCAGGTGATCGCCAGCGATACGCGCTGGCAAAGCCTGCGCTCCTGCATCTTGGATTCCAGCATTTTCGACGGTGAGCGGCGGGACGATACCCTTTTGCCCGGGGAGGCCTGCGCCGTGCGCGAAATAGCGCTGGATAAGGGGTTGCTCCAGCCCCGGCGCAACCCGCCGGTGCGCATTATGCAAACGCTCTCCCCAGTGGCCGTTATCCGCACCCCCGCCGGGGAAACCGTGCTGGATATGGGGCAAAACATGGTGGGCTGGCTGGAGTTTACCTGCCGGGCGACCAAGGGCAGCGAATTCTACCTGCAGTTCGGCGAGGTATTGCAGGATGGTAATTTTTACCGGGATAACATGCGCACCGCCCTTTGCGAATACCATTATGTATCCGACGGGAAGCAAAAGGCCGTGCGGCCTAGCTTTACCTTTTACGGCTTCCGCTATGTCAAGCTGACAAAGTGGCCCCAGGATGTGACCCTTTCGGACTTCCGTGGCCTAGTGCTGTATACCGCCCTGCCCGCTACGGGCAGCCTGCTTACCGCAAATGAGAAGGTGAACCGGCTCATCCAAAACACCCTATGGGGCCAGCGCGGCAATTTTGTGGATAACCCTTCCGATTGCCCCCAGCGGGATGAGCGCATGGGCTGGACCGGGGACGCGCAGATCTTTTTTGATACCGCTGCCTACAACATGGACGTCTACCCGTTTTACAGCAAATACTGCTACGACCTGGCCCGGGAGCAGGCGGCGCTGGAGGGCTGCGTGCCCGTGGTCATCCCCAAGCACGACGTGACCCAGAAGGGGGCCTGCGCCTGGGGAGATGCGGCCACCATCATTCCCTGGCGGCTGTATGTGCGCTATGGCGATGTACAGCTTTTGCAAGAGCAGTATCCCAGCATGAAAGCCTGGGTGGATTATATCCGCACCCGAGACCGGGAAACCGGCGATACCCGGCTTTGGCAGGGGGATTTCCATTACGGCGACTGGCTCTCCTTAGACGTGGAGGACCCGGTGGAAGAACGCTTTGGCGGCACGGATCACGTGTATCTGGCCAGCTGTTACTATTACTACTCCGCCACGCTGGTCTCCAAAGCCGCGCAGGTGCTGGGGCTTGCCGCGCAGGCCCAAAGTTACGCCGCCCTGGCCGGGGAGGTGCGCGCCGCTATCCTGAACACGTACTGCACCCCCACCGGTCGCCTGGCCGTCAACACCCAGACCGCCTATGTGCTGGCGCTGTATATGGATATCCTCCCGCCCGAATGGCGCGGGCAGGCCGCCTATGACCTGACGCAAAAGCTCAAGCAGGCCGATTATCACCTGCGTACCGGCTTTATCGGCACCCCCTACCTTTGCAGGGTACTGACCGATATCGGCCGGAACGATATCGCCTACCGCCTGTTGCTGCAGGAGGATTTCCCCAGCTGGCTGTATCAGGTCAACATGGGGGCCACCACCATCTGGGAGCGTTGGAACTCCATCCTGCCCGACGGCAGCATCAGCGATACCGGCATGAACTCGCTCAACCATTATTCCTATGGCTCCATCGTGCAGTGGCTGTATCAATACGCCGCCGGTATCGTCCCCCTGGAGGACGCCCCCGGCATGGGCCGCTTTGCCATTGCCCCCCATCCAGACCCCGCCATTGGCTGGATGCAGGCCCGGTATAAGGCCCCATCGGGGGAGATTGCCGTGGCCTGGGCCTATGACGAGGGCGGCCAGTTCAGCCTGGAGGTGAGCGTGCCCTTTGGCGCGCAGGCGACGCTCACCCTGCCGGAAGGGGCGGACAGCGCGCCAAAGGTGCTGCACGCTGGGCAATACCGCTGGCAGTACCCCGCTCTAAGCGCACAAAAGCTGCCGCTGGACCTGGACACGCCGGTTTTGGAGATCTACCGCCATCCCCGCGCCGTCAAGGTGTTGGAGGCGACCTTCCCGGAGCTGACGGGCATGATGCTCTTTGACATGTTTGCGGGCCAGCGCAGTTTAAACGACCTCATACGCGACCAGTTCATCGCGCCGGACGATCCGCGGCTAAACGGCCTGCCTCAGGCGCTCTCCGCGGTGGCGGATGAGAAGGTGGCCCGGCAAAAGCGCACACGCTAA
- a CDS encoding GNAT family N-acetyltransferase: MEKIIQTPRLTLRPIRETDFETTYAYTGDLEGTKYMVFLPHKTPDEARKFLREAAQEWAKPHPGYFEFAVLLQGKHIGGVALTPCEEEGTGELGWILQRAHWGKGYATEAAQALVGFAREIGLQKLIAHCDHRNTGSYRVMEHLGMALEKTGVRPYQEAGAPVAEYQYALTL, encoded by the coding sequence ATGGAGAAAATCATTCAAACGCCCCGACTGACCCTGCGCCCTATACGCGAAACGGATTTTGAAACGACTTACGCCTATACAGGCGACCTTGAGGGGACAAAATATATGGTCTTTTTGCCCCACAAGACCCCGGATGAGGCGCGTAAGTTCCTTCGGGAAGCGGCGCAGGAATGGGCAAAACCCCATCCCGGGTATTTTGAGTTTGCCGTGCTGCTGCAGGGCAAGCACATCGGCGGGGTCGCCCTCACCCCTTGCGAGGAGGAAGGCACCGGCGAGCTGGGCTGGATCCTCCAGCGGGCGCATTGGGGCAAGGGCTACGCCACCGAGGCAGCGCAGGCGCTGGTAGGCTTTGCCCGGGAGATCGGGCTTCAAAAGCTGATCGCCCACTGCGACCACCGCAATACCGGCTCCTACCGGGTGATGGAGCACCTGGGCATGGCGCTGGAAAAGACCGGCGTGCGCCCTTATCAGGAAGCCGGGGCGCCCGTGGCCGAATATCAGTATGCCTTAACGCTCTAG